Proteins from a genomic interval of Staphylococcus debuckii:
- a CDS encoding COG3942 and LysM peptidoglycan-binding domain-containing protein has translation MKKALLLSAASVTVFTGLNSVANAEQTHVVKENAKLSDVAALFATTTNEIKNLNKLNQDEVKKDTQLVLPDTDVVEVKAGDSLNSIAKAHHLTLNKLHELNPGLTNVILPGDILAVSDKGAAHLQALYSGKAVKEVEKQSYNEEQQQTEQPTHSGYRTVEHKEAAPTTYYSNDSSSEYTAPAQAAHSYYSAPTTNSDYTSYNTNTTSYSAPAATQASYSNYSGANYYTAGQCTYYVFDRAGGKAGSLWGNANNWASAAAASGRTVNNTPSAGAIMQSSAGAYGHVAYVEGVNGDGSVRVSEMNYGYGPGVVTSRTLSAGQAASYNFIH, from the coding sequence ATGAAGAAAGCTTTATTACTCTCAGCAGCATCGGTGACAGTTTTTACAGGATTAAATAGCGTTGCAAATGCAGAACAAACACATGTTGTTAAAGAAAACGCTAAATTAAGCGATGTCGCAGCTTTGTTTGCCACGACTACAAATGAAATTAAAAATTTAAATAAATTAAATCAAGACGAAGTTAAGAAAGACACACAATTAGTCTTGCCTGATACAGATGTTGTAGAAGTGAAAGCGGGCGACTCTTTAAATTCAATCGCTAAAGCACATCATCTTACTTTAAATAAGTTGCACGAATTAAACCCAGGTCTTACTAATGTTATTTTACCTGGTGATATCTTAGCCGTTTCAGATAAGGGTGCAGCACATTTACAAGCACTATATTCTGGCAAAGCGGTTAAAGAAGTTGAGAAACAATCTTACAACGAAGAACAACAACAAACAGAACAACCGACACATTCAGGCTACAGAACAGTAGAACATAAAGAGGCAGCTCCGACAACTTACTATTCTAATGACAGCAGCAGCGAATATACAGCGCCTGCTCAAGCTGCACATTCATACTATAGTGCGCCTACTACAAACTCAGACTATACTTCATATAATACAAACACAACATCTTATAGTGCACCAGCAGCAACACAAGCATCATATTCAAACTATTCAGGTGCTAACTACTATACTGCAGGTCAATGTACTTATTATGTATTTGATCGTGCAGGCGGTAAAGCTGGCTCATTATGGGGTAATGCGAATAACTGGGCAAGTGCAGCAGCGGCTTCAGGACGTACAGTAAATAATACACCATCAGCGGGTGCTATTATGCAATCTTCAGCAGGTGCATATGGCCATGTAGCATACGTAGAAGGCGTAAATGGTGATGGTTCAGTTCGCGTTTCTGAAATGAACTATGGTTATGGACCAGGTGTCGTTACTTCACGTACACTTTCAGCTGGACAAGCAGCTTCATATAACTTTATTCATTAA
- the prfB gene encoding peptide chain release factor 2 (programmed frameshift), with translation MELSEIKRNLANYEEKLNQLRGSLDLEEKETNIQEYEEMMTDPNFWDDQQKAQEIIDKNNAIKHVVNGYRDLEAELEDMTATHELLAEEYDEDLKADLEEEAIGFKDKLDQFELQLLLNGPYDANNAILELHPGAGGTESQDWASMLLRMYQRYAEQQGFKVEVADYLPGDEAGVKSVTLVIKGHNAYGYLKAEKGVHRLVRISPFDSSGRRHTSFVSCDVIPEFSNNEIEIEINPDDITVDTFRASGAGGQHINKTESAIRITHHPTGIVVNNQNERSQIKNREAAMKMLKSKLYQLKLEEQEREMAEIRGEQKEIGWGSQIRSYVFHPYSMVKDHRTNEETGNVNAVMDGEIGPFIEAYLRTQMDNREA, from the exons ATGGAACTATCTGAAATTAAACGTAATCTCGCAAATTATGAAGAGAAATTAAATCAACTTAGGGGGTCTCTT GACTTAGAAGAAAAAGAGACAAACATCCAAGAATATGAAGAAATGATGACGGATCCGAATTTCTGGGACGATCAACAAAAAGCGCAAGAAATCATCGATAAAAATAATGCAATAAAACATGTTGTGAACGGCTATCGTGATTTAGAAGCGGAATTAGAAGATATGACTGCCACTCATGAATTGTTGGCAGAAGAATATGATGAAGATTTGAAAGCAGACTTAGAAGAGGAAGCAATCGGGTTTAAAGATAAATTAGACCAATTTGAATTGCAATTATTATTGAATGGACCTTATGATGCGAATAATGCAATCTTAGAGCTGCATCCAGGTGCGGGCGGTACGGAATCGCAAGACTGGGCGAGTATGTTATTGCGTATGTATCAACGTTATGCAGAGCAGCAAGGATTTAAAGTAGAAGTGGCAGATTATTTGCCAGGTGACGAAGCGGGTGTTAAAAGTGTAACGCTAGTCATTAAAGGACATAATGCTTATGGTTATTTGAAAGCAGAAAAAGGCGTACATCGTTTGGTACGTATATCACCGTTTGATTCATCTGGACGTCGTCATACCTCATTTGTATCTTGTGATGTGATTCCTGAGTTCAGTAATAATGAGATTGAAATAGAAATTAATCCGGATGATATCACAGTGGATACTTTCAGAGCATCCGGAGCTGGCGGACAACATATCAATAAAACAGAATCTGCTATCCGTATTACTCACCATCCAACTGGAATTGTGGTCAATAACCAAAATGAACGTTCGCAAATTAAAAACCGTGAAGCGGCAATGAAAATGTTGAAATCTAAATTGTATCAATTGAAATTAGAAGAGCAAGAACGTGAAATGGCTGAAATCCGTGGAGAGCAAAAAGAAATCGGATGGGGCAGTCAAATCCGTTCGTATGTCTTCCATCCATATTCTATGGTAAAAGACCATCGTACAAATGAAGAAACAGGTAATGTAAATGCTGTAATGGATGGAGAAATCGGACCATTTATTGAAGCTTACTTAAGAACACAAATGGATAATCGAGAAGCGTAA
- the uvrB gene encoding excinuclease ABC subunit UvrB, giving the protein MEHHPFKIVSGYEPQGDQPTAIKELTEGIKAGKRHQTLLGATGTGKTFTMSNVIKEVGKPTLVIAHNKTLAGQLYNEFKELFPENRVEYFVSFYDYYQPEAYVPSTDTFIEKDATINDEIDQLRHSATSSLFERDDVIIVASVSCIFGLGNPEEYSDLVVNIREGMEMDRSQFLRDLVDIQYTRNDIDFKRGTFRVRGDVVEVFPASREEICIRVEFFGDEIDRISEVNYLTGEVLRQREHFSIFPASHYVTRDEKLKLAIERIEKELEERLKELRSENKLLEAQRLEQRTNYDLEMMREMGFCSGIENYSVHLTLRPIGSTPYTLLDYFGDDWLVMIDESHVTLPQIRGMYNGDRARKQVLVDHGFRLPSAIDNRPLTFEEFEEKTKQLVYVSATPGPYELEHTDKMTEQIIRPTGLLDPKIEVRPTKNQIDDLLSEIQDRVEKNERVLITTLTKKMSEDLTTYLKEAGIKVNYLHSEIKTLERIEIIRDLRMGTYDAVVGINLLREGIDIPEVSLVVILDADKEGFLRSERSLVQTIGRAARNEHGEVIMYADKVTDSMQYAIDETERRRKIQNEYNEEHGITPQTIHKKIHDVISATVETDEENEKEQKVVPKKLTKKEREKTIANIEKEMKKAAKDLDFERATELRDMLFELKAEG; this is encoded by the coding sequence ATGGAACACCATCCATTTAAAATTGTCTCTGGTTATGAACCTCAAGGTGACCAGCCTACAGCGATTAAAGAGCTTACAGAGGGTATTAAAGCGGGCAAACGTCATCAAACATTGTTAGGTGCGACAGGGACAGGTAAAACTTTTACAATGAGCAATGTGATTAAAGAAGTAGGTAAACCGACACTTGTTATCGCACATAACAAGACACTTGCCGGTCAATTATACAATGAATTTAAAGAGCTGTTTCCAGAAAATAGAGTAGAATATTTCGTCAGCTTTTATGATTATTATCAACCAGAAGCTTATGTCCCTTCAACTGATACATTTATTGAAAAGGATGCAACGATCAATGACGAAATCGACCAATTACGACATTCCGCAACAAGTTCTTTATTTGAACGTGATGATGTAATTATTGTTGCTAGCGTCAGCTGTATTTTTGGGTTAGGGAATCCGGAAGAATATAGTGACTTAGTAGTAAACATCAGAGAAGGCATGGAGATGGACCGCAGTCAGTTTTTGAGAGACTTAGTGGACATTCAATATACCAGAAATGATATTGATTTTAAACGTGGTACCTTCAGAGTTCGCGGAGATGTAGTTGAAGTCTTCCCAGCTTCACGTGAAGAAATATGTATCCGTGTAGAATTTTTCGGAGATGAAATTGATCGTATCAGCGAAGTGAATTACTTAACTGGAGAAGTATTAAGACAACGTGAACACTTCTCAATTTTCCCAGCATCTCACTATGTCACACGTGATGAAAAGCTGAAATTAGCGATTGAAAGAATTGAAAAAGAACTAGAAGAACGTCTAAAAGAATTACGTTCTGAAAATAAATTATTAGAAGCTCAAAGACTGGAACAAAGAACCAATTATGATTTGGAAATGATGAGAGAAATGGGCTTTTGTTCAGGAATTGAAAACTATTCTGTTCATCTAACTTTACGCCCAATCGGTTCCACACCATACACGTTACTTGATTACTTCGGTGATGATTGGTTGGTAATGATTGATGAGTCTCATGTAACTTTACCGCAAATCAGAGGAATGTATAACGGAGACAGAGCACGTAAACAAGTGTTAGTTGACCATGGTTTCCGTTTGCCGAGTGCAATCGATAACAGACCTTTAACTTTCGAAGAATTTGAAGAAAAAACCAAACAATTGGTTTATGTTTCAGCTACACCTGGACCTTATGAATTAGAACATACAGATAAAATGACTGAACAAATTATTCGACCTACTGGCTTGTTAGACCCTAAAATTGAAGTCAGACCTACTAAAAATCAAATTGATGATTTATTAAGTGAAATTCAAGATAGAGTAGAAAAAAATGAACGTGTATTAATCACTACATTGACGAAGAAAATGAGTGAGGACTTAACGACATATCTTAAAGAAGCGGGTATTAAAGTAAACTATCTGCATTCTGAAATTAAAACTTTAGAGCGTATCGAAATCATAAGAGACTTGCGTATGGGAACTTATGATGCGGTCGTAGGTATCAACTTGTTAAGAGAGGGTATCGATATACCAGAGGTTTCTCTTGTAGTAATTTTAGACGCTGATAAAGAAGGTTTTTTACGCTCTGAACGTTCACTCGTACAAACTATTGGCCGTGCTGCCCGTAATGAACATGGTGAAGTAATTATGTACGCTGATAAAGTGACGGACTCTATGCAATATGCAATAGATGAAACAGAACGTCGTCGTAAGATTCAAAATGAATATAATGAAGAACATGGTATTACGCCGCAAACGATTCATAAGAAAATTCATGATGTTATCAGCGCAACAGTAGAGACAGATGAAGAAAATGAAAAAGAACAAAAAGTAGTTCCTAAAAAATTAACGAAAAAAGAACGAGAAAAAACAATTGCCAATATAGAAAAAGAAATGAAAAAAGCAGCGAAAGATTTAGACTTCGAAAGAGCAACAGAATTAAGAGATATGTTATTTGAATTAAAGGCAGAAGGGTGA
- a CDS encoding YfbR-like 5'-deoxynucleotidase, translating to MGVHQYFKRLSDLEKLIRLPGKFKYFEHNVAAHSFKVTKIAQYLGTVEEAHGNEINWKNLYEKALNHDFAEVFTGDIKTPVKYASRDLKVLFSQVEEEMVDNFIREEFPPEYQDVYRERLQEGKDDSLEGQILAVADKIDLLYETFGEIQKRNPDDLFFEIYEMSLETIMQFDHLVSVQDFIDNVIPEMLTENFIPRSELRELTMSILNKRDG from the coding sequence ATGGGTGTACATCAATATTTTAAAAGACTATCAGATCTAGAAAAGCTAATACGCTTGCCTGGAAAATTTAAATATTTTGAACATAATGTAGCTGCGCATTCTTTCAAAGTTACTAAGATTGCTCAATACTTAGGTACAGTAGAGGAAGCGCACGGTAATGAAATTAACTGGAAAAATTTATATGAAAAGGCTTTGAATCATGACTTTGCAGAAGTATTTACAGGCGACATCAAGACACCTGTAAAATATGCAAGCCGTGATTTAAAAGTGTTGTTCTCACAAGTTGAAGAGGAAATGGTCGATAACTTTATCAGGGAAGAGTTTCCTCCTGAATACCAAGATGTTTATAGAGAAAGGCTGCAAGAAGGTAAAGATGATTCTTTAGAGGGACAAATATTGGCGGTAGCTGATAAAATCGATTTGCTTTATGAAACATTTGGTGAAATACAAAAGAGAAATCCGGATGATTTGTTCTTCGAAATTTATGAGATGTCTTTAGAAACAATTATGCAGTTTGATCATTTAGTATCGGTACAAGACTTTATCGATAATGTAATTCCGGAAATGTTGACAGAAAACTTCATTCCACGATCGGAATTGCGAGAATTAACAATGTCGATTTTAAATAAAAGAGATGGGTGA
- a CDS encoding CsbA family protein, with translation MVLVWYLCASFFPCVLVVLFSVITKNKWVGAIVTLTLIGGSIYKGFFHNEWIIFIDVVSLLAGFVIVDQLNLHKQHEDEDR, from the coding sequence ATGGTTCTCGTTTGGTATCTTTGTGCTTCGTTTTTCCCTTGTGTTTTAGTTGTATTATTCAGCGTAATTACTAAAAATAAATGGGTAGGTGCAATTGTAACATTAACGCTGATTGGCGGTTCAATTTATAAAGGATTCTTCCATAATGAATGGATTATTTTTATAGATGTAGTATCGTTGTTAGCGGGATTTGTGATTGTTGATCAATTGAATCTCCACAAACAGCACGAAGATGAAGATCGTTAA